One genomic segment of Rhizobium gallicum bv. gallicum R602sp includes these proteins:
- a CDS encoding NepR family anti-sigma factor encodes MKKQQNEEKNQRRLEMRASDILDPNNQIGVKLRSLYAAAQDEAIPDRFLDLLEKLDQAEMMASAKLAE; translated from the coding sequence ATGAAAAAGCAGCAGAACGAAGAAAAGAATCAGCGGCGGCTGGAAATGCGCGCAAGCGATATCCTCGATCCAAACAACCAGATCGGCGTCAAACTGCGGTCCCTTTATGCAGCCGCACAGGACGAGGCGATCCCCGATCGTTTTCTCGATCTGCTCGAAAAGCTGGACCAGGCTGAGATGATGGCTTCGGCCAAACTGGCCGAGTAA
- a CDS encoding DUF2325 domain-containing protein, which yields MARKAKKGSNREIRVSADVAAQTAQQSSGGSKLDGRSFLYVGGRDCQVAHLRQIASSFGAELIHHDGGLREAVSRIDTVLPSVDCVFCPIDCISHDACLRVKTGCKKFGKAFIPLRNGSKSSLERALQTMNERDNSR from the coding sequence ATGGCTCGGAAGGCGAAGAAGGGATCTAACCGGGAAATCCGCGTCAGCGCGGATGTGGCAGCGCAGACGGCGCAGCAATCTTCCGGCGGATCGAAACTGGATGGCCGCAGTTTCCTCTATGTCGGCGGCCGCGATTGCCAGGTGGCGCATCTTCGCCAGATCGCGAGCAGCTTCGGTGCCGAACTGATCCATCATGACGGCGGGCTGCGCGAGGCGGTCTCGCGGATCGATACGGTTCTTCCCTCCGTCGACTGCGTGTTCTGCCCGATCGACTGTATCAGCCACGATGCCTGCCTGCGGGTGAAGACGGGCTGCAAGAAGTTCGGCAAGGCGTTCATTCCGCTGCGCAATGGCAGCAAATCGAGCCTCGAGCGTGCGCTGCAGACCATGAACGAACGAGACAATTCCCGATGA
- a CDS encoding sensor histidine kinase, with protein sequence MERALSSAGISILFQDSTLTLSYAENLPRHFAELFFAGGSDSDLFGQAHGDYLRTLKFKVLETGTATNAEIDMDVDGEVRTYELKVQRINNEGSLGILSVISEVTELRHREKVLKSLLRELSHRSKNLLAIIQGIATQTARNTLSLDSFLAKFRGRLQSLSNSQDLITDSSWRGAYLFDLAEKQFAPYWPETAGSMPIFGINAHLTPNAAVHLGLALHELIVNSASYGAIAGGAPSITLNCKEAKHNGRKAIEIAWVEILPNRTEIHEFSENSFGKTVLERVVPSSMSGKAELRLVPGRIEYYLQIPETEFEILKRP encoded by the coding sequence ATGGAGCGGGCGCTAAGCAGCGCCGGAATTTCGATTCTCTTCCAGGATTCCACGCTGACACTTTCCTACGCCGAAAATCTTCCCCGCCATTTCGCCGAACTGTTTTTCGCCGGCGGCAGCGACAGCGACCTCTTCGGCCAGGCACACGGCGATTATCTGAGGACACTCAAGTTCAAGGTGCTCGAAACCGGGACGGCGACGAATGCCGAGATCGATATGGACGTCGATGGCGAGGTTCGGACCTACGAACTCAAAGTGCAGCGCATCAATAACGAGGGCTCGCTCGGCATTCTTTCTGTGATCTCCGAGGTCACCGAGCTGCGACACCGTGAAAAAGTGCTGAAATCGCTGCTGCGCGAACTGTCGCACCGCTCGAAGAACCTGCTCGCGATCATTCAGGGCATCGCGACGCAAACGGCCCGCAATACGCTGTCGCTCGACAGCTTCCTTGCAAAGTTCCGCGGTCGTCTTCAATCGCTTTCCAACTCGCAGGATCTGATTACCGATTCCAGCTGGCGCGGCGCCTATCTCTTCGACCTTGCGGAAAAGCAGTTCGCACCCTATTGGCCGGAAACGGCAGGCTCCATGCCTATCTTCGGCATCAATGCGCATCTGACACCTAATGCCGCCGTACATCTCGGATTGGCGCTTCATGAGCTCATCGTCAATTCGGCATCCTATGGCGCAATTGCAGGGGGCGCGCCTTCGATCACCCTGAACTGTAAGGAAGCGAAGCACAACGGCAGGAAGGCGATCGAGATCGCGTGGGTGGAAATCCTGCCGAACCGGACGGAGATTCACGAGTTCAGTGAAAACAGCTTCGGCAAGACCGTGCTGGAACGCGTCGTTCCCTCATCCATGAGCGGCAAGGCGGAGCTCCGGCTCGTTCCTGGCCGCATCGAATATTACCTGCAGATTCCCGAGACTGAATTCGAAATCCTCAAGCGCCCCTGA
- a CDS encoding heme ABC transporter ATP-binding protein, with protein sequence MIELSGISVRLSGKTIVHDVSLTAKAGQLTAIAGPNGSGKTTTMKAISGELSCDGSVRINGEEVKTMQPWQLAALRGVLPQASAISFPFTVREVVRMGLTTGLNLHPEQAEQIAARALAAVDLGGFEGRFYQELSGGEQQRVQLARVLCQICEPVVDGKPCWLLLDEPVSSLDISHQLTIMSLARKFCDAGGGVIAVMHDLNLTALFADQIVLMKAGGLAAAGSVSDVLTDERMQSVFGCPLRISQVPMDGTPFVLAHSALAGR encoded by the coding sequence ATGATCGAACTTTCCGGAATCTCGGTCCGCCTGTCGGGCAAGACAATCGTGCATGACGTCAGCCTTACGGCGAAGGCGGGCCAATTGACGGCGATTGCCGGGCCGAACGGCTCCGGCAAGACGACCACAATGAAGGCGATCTCCGGCGAGCTTTCCTGCGACGGCTCCGTGCGCATCAACGGCGAAGAGGTCAAGACGATGCAACCCTGGCAGCTGGCTGCCCTTCGCGGTGTGCTGCCGCAGGCAAGCGCCATCTCCTTTCCCTTCACAGTGCGCGAGGTCGTGCGCATGGGACTGACGACAGGGCTGAACCTGCACCCCGAGCAGGCAGAGCAGATCGCGGCACGGGCGCTCGCCGCCGTCGACCTCGGGGGCTTCGAAGGGCGTTTCTACCAGGAGCTTTCGGGCGGCGAGCAGCAGCGCGTCCAGCTCGCGCGCGTGCTGTGCCAGATCTGCGAGCCGGTCGTGGATGGAAAACCCTGCTGGCTGTTACTCGATGAGCCGGTTTCCAGCCTCGACATAAGCCATCAGCTGACGATCATGAGCCTTGCGCGGAAGTTCTGCGACGCAGGCGGCGGCGTGATCGCAGTCATGCACGATCTCAACTTGACCGCTCTTTTCGCGGACCAGATCGTCCTCATGAAAGCCGGGGGACTAGCCGCTGCCGGCAGCGTCAGCGACGTGCTCACCGACGAGCGCATGCAATCTGTATTCGGATGCCCGCTGCGCATCAGTCAGGTTCCGATGGACGGAACACCCTTTGTCCTGGCTCACAGCGCGCTTGCGGGCCGCTAA
- a CDS encoding heme/hemin ABC transporter substrate-binding protein, whose product MKIPSNLRRLRLCGLALTAAVTALPLLPAATAKNSFIRAAQAEEPKKIDTSRLVAVGGDVTEIVYALGEESRLIARDSTSTYPEAAMKLPDVGYMRALSPEGILAVNPTAIIAVEGSGPPEALTVLKNASVPFETVPNTYDRAGILTKIDKIGTLLAVPDKARALETKVGADLDAAIADAGKRSEAGRKRVLFILSTQGGKIMASGTGTAADGIIKLAGAINAVGSFSGYKPVTDEAIVEAKPDVILMMNRQGSHAAANDDLFRQPALALTPAAQKKAVIRMDGLHLLGFGPRTAGAVRELNAAIYGG is encoded by the coding sequence ATGAAAATACCTTCGAACTTGCGCCGCCTCCGGCTTTGCGGACTGGCGCTGACGGCGGCCGTCACGGCGCTGCCTTTGCTGCCCGCTGCAACGGCAAAGAATAGCTTCATCCGGGCGGCGCAGGCCGAGGAACCGAAAAAGATCGACACCTCGCGCCTCGTCGCCGTCGGCGGCGACGTGACGGAAATCGTCTATGCGCTCGGCGAAGAAAGCCGCCTCATCGCCCGTGATTCCACCAGCACCTATCCCGAAGCGGCCATGAAGCTCCCGGATGTAGGCTATATGCGGGCGCTCTCGCCGGAAGGCATCCTTGCCGTCAACCCGACCGCGATCATCGCTGTCGAAGGATCGGGTCCGCCCGAAGCGCTGACCGTCCTCAAGAACGCCAGCGTGCCGTTCGAGACGGTCCCGAATACCTACGATCGCGCAGGGATCCTGACAAAGATCGATAAGATCGGCACACTGCTTGCCGTACCCGACAAGGCCAGGGCGCTGGAAACCAAGGTCGGCGCCGATCTGGATGCCGCGATCGCCGATGCCGGCAAGCGGTCCGAAGCGGGGCGCAAGCGCGTGCTTTTCATCCTCAGCACGCAGGGCGGCAAGATCATGGCCTCTGGCACGGGCACGGCGGCTGATGGCATCATCAAGCTCGCAGGCGCCATCAATGCCGTCGGCAGCTTCTCAGGCTACAAGCCGGTGACCGATGAGGCGATCGTCGAGGCAAAGCCCGATGTGATCCTGATGATGAACCGTCAGGGCAGTCACGCGGCCGCCAACGACGACCTCTTCAGGCAGCCGGCGCTCGCACTGACCCCCGCGGCCCAGAAGAAGGCGGTCATCCGCATGGATGGCCTGCACCTGCTCGGCTTCGGCCCGCGCACCGCAGGCGCCGTCCGCGAATTGAACGCGGCCATCTACGGGGGCTAA
- the hemP gene encoding hemin uptake protein HemP — protein sequence MMVEKPDTFKHAPLPREAAEIRTIESADIFRGANEIMIRHDGVVYRMKITRQGKLILNK from the coding sequence ATGATGGTTGAGAAGCCAGACACCTTTAAGCATGCACCTCTCCCGCGGGAGGCAGCCGAAATTCGCACCATCGAAAGCGCGGACATTTTCCGCGGCGCGAACGAGATCATGATCCGGCATGACGGCGTGGTCTACCGCATGAAAATTACCCGGCAGGGCAAACTCATTCTCAATAAGTAA
- a CDS encoding cupin domain-containing protein — translation MNSNERPTFITHWRNIERPDEPHYSGRDERMSIGAPFGRAFSLSKLGIHHERLPAGRRTSLPHAESAEEEFVFVIEGSPDVWIDGHLHRLAPGDGVGFPAGTGIAHSFINNTEEEVRLLVVGERHKPENRIHYPLNPERKTLIDDWWDDWPKRPLGPHDGLPDRIRKCTS, via the coding sequence ATGAACAGCAACGAACGTCCAACATTTATCACCCACTGGCGCAATATCGAGCGACCCGATGAGCCGCATTATTCAGGACGCGATGAACGCATGAGCATTGGCGCGCCTTTTGGCCGGGCGTTCAGCCTTTCGAAACTCGGCATTCATCATGAGCGGTTGCCGGCCGGCCGGCGCACATCGCTTCCACATGCCGAAAGCGCGGAGGAGGAATTCGTCTTCGTTATCGAAGGATCTCCCGACGTGTGGATCGATGGCCATCTGCATCGGCTCGCACCCGGCGACGGCGTGGGGTTCCCGGCTGGCACCGGCATAGCCCATAGTTTCATCAATAACACTGAGGAGGAGGTCCGGCTGCTCGTGGTCGGAGAGAGACACAAGCCGGAGAACCGTATTCACTATCCTCTCAACCCGGAAAGGAAGACGCTCATTGACGATTGGTGGGACGATTGGCCGAAGCGGCCACTTGGCCCCCATGATGGACTTCCGGACCGCATTCGCAAATGTACGAGCTAA
- a CDS encoding response regulator, with the protein MTLSTRIAPHLPYLRRYSRALTGTQTSGDAYVAAVLEAIIADISIFPDTENDRVALYKLFTKLFGSTAIQIPEPASPYAWEQRATVNLGKVSPLARQAFILASVENFRVGEIADILESDDQEVMSLLDKASQEISRQVATDIMIIEDEPLIAMDIEQMVESLGHKVTGIARTHSEAVALYNKTKPKMVLADIQLADGSSGIDAVNDILKTSSVPVIFITAFPERLLTGERPEPTFLVTKPFNPDMVKALISQALFFNESTKVAA; encoded by the coding sequence ATGACACTTTCTACTCGAATTGCGCCGCATCTTCCTTATTTGCGTCGCTATTCCCGCGCGCTTACAGGCACCCAGACTTCGGGTGATGCTTACGTTGCCGCAGTTTTGGAAGCGATCATCGCCGACATATCCATTTTCCCGGATACCGAGAACGACCGCGTCGCACTCTACAAACTGTTCACGAAACTGTTTGGTTCCACTGCCATCCAGATTCCCGAACCGGCGTCGCCCTACGCCTGGGAGCAGCGTGCGACCGTAAACCTCGGCAAGGTCTCGCCGCTTGCCCGCCAGGCCTTCATCCTCGCGTCGGTCGAGAATTTCCGCGTCGGCGAAATCGCCGACATCCTCGAGAGCGACGACCAGGAAGTGATGAGCCTGCTCGACAAGGCCTCGCAGGAGATCTCGCGCCAGGTGGCAACCGATATCATGATCATCGAAGACGAACCGCTGATCGCAATGGATATCGAGCAGATGGTCGAAAGCCTGGGCCACAAGGTGACCGGAATCGCCCGGACGCATTCCGAGGCCGTGGCTCTTTACAACAAGACCAAGCCGAAGATGGTCCTTGCGGATATTCAGCTTGCCGACGGCAGTTCCGGCATCGACGCCGTGAACGACATCCTGAAGACATCGAGCGTGCCGGTGATTTTCATCACCGCTTTTCCAGAGCGCCTTTTGACAGGTGAGCGGCCGGAACCGACGTTCCTGGTCACCAAGCCCTTCAATCCAGACATGGTCAAGGCTTTGATCAGCCAGGCGCTATTCTTCAATGAATCCACCAAGGTTGCGGCATGA
- a CDS encoding RNA polymerase sigma factor, with amino-acid sequence MDKAKPSFKRELLAALPSLRAFAISLIGRHDRADDLVQDTIMKAWAKQDHFEMGTNMKAWLFTILRNELYSQMRKSGREIQDSDGLFTESMAMHPAQYGALDLQDFKKALDQLPPDQREAIILVGASGFSYEEAAEICGCAVGTIKSRVNRARQRLQELLQISGEADFGPDSTSAPLTSKAFAF; translated from the coding sequence ATGGATAAGGCTAAACCAAGCTTCAAACGCGAACTGCTGGCGGCGTTGCCGAGTCTGCGTGCATTCGCGATTTCGCTGATCGGCCGGCACGATCGCGCCGACGACTTGGTGCAGGACACCATCATGAAGGCCTGGGCAAAGCAGGATCACTTCGAGATGGGCACCAACATGAAGGCCTGGCTTTTCACAATCCTGCGCAACGAACTCTATAGCCAGATGCGTAAGAGCGGCCGCGAGATCCAGGACAGCGACGGCCTTTTCACCGAATCCATGGCGATGCATCCGGCGCAATACGGCGCTCTCGACCTGCAGGATTTCAAAAAGGCACTTGACCAACTGCCGCCGGATCAGCGCGAGGCGATCATTCTCGTCGGCGCATCAGGCTTCTCCTACGAAGAAGCCGCGGAGATCTGCGGATGCGCCGTCGGCACCATCAAGAGCCGAGTCAATCGTGCCCGCCAGCGGCTCCAGGAACTGCTGCAGATCTCCGGCGAAGCGGATTTCGGCCCGGATTCGACGTCCGCGCCGCTGACGTCGAAGGCTTTCGCCTTCTGA
- a CDS encoding DUF883 family protein, which produces MASILPSIRGRRHGNGTLHDIESTIEDQIESLRDDIASLTKLVAKNSRRRGEKLRYQAAAGYDELLGRSEDLLHDLQEGYLRGANEVRHTVRRHPIATIGAAAAFGLVLALLARR; this is translated from the coding sequence ATGGCTTCCATCCTCCCGTCCATTCGCGGCCGGCGCCATGGCAACGGTACGCTTCACGACATCGAATCCACGATCGAGGACCAGATCGAAAGCCTGCGCGACGATATTGCGTCCCTGACGAAGTTGGTTGCGAAGAATTCGCGACGGCGCGGCGAAAAGCTCCGCTATCAGGCGGCTGCTGGCTATGACGAACTCCTTGGCCGCAGCGAAGACCTCCTCCACGATCTGCAGGAGGGCTATCTGCGCGGCGCAAATGAAGTTCGCCATACGGTACGCAGGCATCCGATCGCAACGATCGGTGCGGCGGCCGCCTTCGGCCTCGTGCTCGCGCTCCTCGCACGCCGTTAA
- a CDS encoding FecCD family ABC transporter permease: protein MALLDAMTGQKRSLFSMAALREHREAGDRGRLALLVIGLLVVGSVFSLLFSVTTGASDASIVDVIANVAGSEAALNMRDRIIIFDIRMPRAILGFLVGGSLAVSGAVMQGLFRNPLADPGLVGVSSGASFGAVVMIVLGGTIAMPFLALLGIYALPVAAFGGGLVTTVLLYRIATTNGQTSVATMLLAGIALGALTGAMTGLLTYIANDQQLRDLTFWSMGSLAGATWMKIAAAAPIILASFAVLPFMARGLNAITLGEAAAFHMGVPVQRLKNTAIVAVAAATGASVAVSGGIGFVGIVVPHLLRMIIGPDHRYLLPASALLGGSLLIFADVLARTIVAPAELPIGIITAAVGGPFFLWILLRQRSRLAL, encoded by the coding sequence ATGGCTCTGCTGGACGCCATGACGGGACAGAAACGATCACTTTTTTCGATGGCCGCGCTTCGTGAGCACCGCGAGGCAGGCGATCGGGGGCGGCTGGCGCTCCTCGTGATCGGCCTGCTCGTGGTGGGTTCCGTCTTCTCGCTGCTATTTTCGGTGACGACCGGCGCCTCGGATGCCTCGATTGTCGACGTGATTGCAAACGTGGCGGGTTCGGAGGCGGCGCTCAACATGCGCGACCGGATCATCATCTTCGACATCCGGATGCCGCGCGCCATCCTCGGCTTTCTCGTCGGCGGCTCGCTCGCCGTCTCCGGCGCTGTGATGCAGGGACTGTTCCGCAATCCGCTCGCCGATCCCGGCCTCGTCGGCGTGTCGTCCGGAGCAAGCTTCGGCGCCGTCGTGATGATCGTGCTCGGCGGAACGATCGCCATGCCGTTCCTTGCGCTGCTCGGCATCTATGCCCTGCCGGTTGCAGCTTTCGGCGGTGGCCTTGTTACGACGGTGCTGCTTTATCGGATCGCAACGACCAATGGCCAGACCTCGGTCGCCACGATGCTGCTGGCAGGGATCGCGCTCGGAGCTCTGACGGGCGCGATGACAGGTCTGCTGACCTATATCGCCAACGACCAGCAGCTTCGCGATCTCACTTTCTGGTCCATGGGCTCTCTCGCAGGCGCAACCTGGATGAAGATCGCCGCCGCCGCGCCGATCATTCTGGCATCCTTCGCAGTCCTGCCCTTCATGGCGCGCGGACTGAATGCCATAACACTTGGTGAAGCGGCGGCGTTTCATATGGGCGTCCCGGTTCAGCGGCTGAAGAATACCGCAATCGTAGCCGTTGCCGCCGCAACCGGCGCATCGGTTGCCGTCAGCGGTGGTATCGGTTTTGTCGGCATTGTCGTGCCACATCTGCTGCGTATGATCATCGGCCCCGACCATCGCTATTTGCTGCCAGCCTCCGCTCTCCTCGGTGGCTCGCTCTTGATCTTCGCCGACGTTCTGGCGCGCACCATCGTCGCGCCCGCCGAATTGCCGATCGGCATCATCACGGCTGCAGTCGGCGGACCCTTCTTCCTCTGGATATTGTTGCGGCAGCGCTCGCGGCTTGCGCTCTAA
- a CDS encoding energy transducer TonB family protein: protein MALSAKSRSRRDFIVEQDADGLNDNIPGIHPGHEMPELRNAQRQPAAEAVIHYARLSLIESFPEHPQAQKTPAADAPPMDHGALEKQASEAKPSKRSVAAACLTSFAFHAIVFTALAIGFVVTPHDPEEEAGEAVSVVILGDSEADQASAGDPDLEVEPQPDQVVAETVPPEPVQPTDQPTEVPPETVQPTQAEAVPPTQEVTRVSPETVTAAEPEVLTSNVPAETSVVQPVATAAPEELKPVEPVETAEALPEPVRPQEAPTPTTKPRAERPKPVEKNRPPKKMEKKLAGSQGENKQDSRRGASDGYETANSDQNSRSAGSAGGAGSAAVANYPGKVQSRIRRAVKVPAEYKRMSASMSVRVRLTIGGDGSLAALSVARSSGIPELDQAVVAGVRRASPFPPLPSEWGKPSWTFTQDVQISGRR, encoded by the coding sequence ATGGCACTTTCAGCAAAATCCAGGTCGCGACGCGATTTCATCGTGGAGCAGGATGCTGACGGTTTGAACGACAATATTCCGGGCATCCATCCCGGTCATGAAATGCCCGAGCTGCGCAATGCGCAGCGCCAGCCCGCCGCAGAAGCCGTGATCCACTATGCGCGCCTCTCGCTGATCGAATCTTTTCCGGAACATCCGCAGGCCCAAAAGACACCCGCGGCAGACGCGCCGCCGATGGACCATGGTGCCCTTGAAAAGCAGGCAAGCGAGGCGAAGCCGAGCAAGCGAAGCGTCGCCGCTGCCTGCCTGACGTCCTTCGCCTTTCACGCCATTGTCTTCACGGCCCTGGCAATCGGCTTCGTCGTGACGCCGCACGACCCGGAGGAGGAAGCAGGCGAGGCTGTGAGCGTCGTCATCCTTGGCGATTCAGAAGCCGACCAGGCCTCTGCGGGCGATCCGGATCTTGAGGTCGAGCCCCAGCCGGACCAAGTGGTTGCCGAAACGGTGCCCCCGGAACCTGTTCAGCCCACGGACCAGCCGACGGAGGTTCCACCGGAAACGGTGCAGCCGACCCAGGCGGAGGCCGTGCCGCCAACGCAGGAGGTCACGCGCGTCTCTCCCGAGACGGTGACGGCGGCAGAGCCTGAGGTGCTGACGTCGAATGTTCCTGCCGAGACCTCGGTCGTGCAGCCTGTGGCCACGGCGGCACCGGAGGAACTGAAGCCTGTCGAGCCGGTCGAGACCGCCGAAGCGCTGCCGGAGCCGGTGCGGCCGCAAGAGGCACCAACGCCGACAACCAAGCCGAGGGCTGAAAGACCGAAGCCGGTGGAAAAGAACCGGCCGCCGAAGAAGATGGAAAAAAAGCTTGCTGGCTCCCAAGGCGAGAACAAGCAGGATTCCAGGCGAGGGGCCAGCGATGGATACGAGACGGCAAATTCCGACCAGAACTCGCGCAGCGCCGGGAGCGCCGGCGGAGCCGGAAGCGCAGCCGTTGCCAACTATCCCGGCAAGGTGCAGTCGCGCATTCGCCGCGCAGTCAAGGTGCCTGCAGAATATAAACGAATGAGCGCTTCGATGAGTGTCCGCGTGCGCCTAACGATCGGCGGCGACGGTTCGCTGGCAGCTCTTTCCGTCGCGCGCAGCTCCGGAATTCCCGAGCTGGATCAGGCGGTTGTGGCCGGCGTGCGCCGTGCCTCGCCTTTCCCGCCGCTGCCTTCAGAGTGGGGAAAGCCGAGCTGGACCTTCACGCAGGACGTGCAGATCTCGGGCCGGCGCTAA
- a CDS encoding hemin-degrading factor has translation MTDESRPAPAEIRAFRAENPQMRERDIAARLNISEAALVAAEVGISATRIDASALKLLERVAELGEVMALSRNESAVHEKIGAFENIKMGMQSAIVLGENIDLRIFPSRWAHGFAVTKKNGDEERLSLQYFDKTGNAVHKVHLRPNSNVEAYRSIVADLKLDDQSQEFVEAEISASEDESGDVGRDELRDNWSKLTDTHEFFSMLKRLKIGRQAALRTVGDDYAWKLEDTATAEMMHASVKAGLPIMCFVANNGIVQIHSGPIFNVQAMGPWINIMDPTFHLHLRQDHIAETWAVRKPTKDGDVTSLEAYDAKGEMIIQFFGKRKEGFDERTDWREIIESLPKAGTSIAA, from the coding sequence ATGACTGATGAGAGCAGACCGGCACCGGCCGAGATTCGCGCGTTCCGGGCCGAAAATCCGCAGATGCGCGAGCGCGATATCGCAGCGCGGCTGAACATTTCCGAAGCAGCCCTCGTCGCCGCCGAAGTCGGCATTTCCGCGACCCGCATCGATGCCAGCGCGCTGAAGCTTCTGGAGCGCGTGGCCGAACTCGGCGAAGTCATGGCGCTGTCGCGCAATGAAAGTGCCGTCCACGAAAAGATCGGCGCCTTCGAAAACATCAAAATGGGCATGCAGAGCGCAATCGTGCTCGGCGAAAACATCGACCTTCGCATCTTCCCGAGCCGCTGGGCCCATGGCTTTGCCGTCACGAAGAAGAATGGCGACGAGGAACGCCTCAGCCTGCAGTATTTCGACAAGACGGGCAACGCGGTCCACAAGGTGCATCTGCGTCCAAATTCGAACGTCGAGGCCTACCGCTCGATCGTCGCTGATCTGAAGCTCGACGACCAGTCGCAGGAATTCGTCGAAGCCGAAATCTCCGCTTCAGAGGATGAGAGCGGCGACGTCGGCCGCGACGAGCTGCGCGACAACTGGAGCAAGCTCACGGACACACATGAATTCTTCAGCATGCTGAAGCGCCTGAAAATCGGCCGCCAGGCCGCGCTGCGCACGGTCGGCGACGATTACGCCTGGAAGCTCGAAGACACGGCGACGGCCGAAATGATGCACGCCTCCGTCAAAGCCGGTCTGCCGATCATGTGCTTTGTCGCGAACAACGGCATCGTGCAGATCCATTCCGGCCCGATCTTCAACGTTCAGGCGATGGGACCCTGGATCAACATCATGGATCCGACCTTCCACCTGCATCTCCGCCAGGACCACATCGCCGAGACCTGGGCCGTGCGCAAGCCCACAAAGGACGGCGATGTCACTTCGCTGGAAGCCTATGACGCCAAGGGCGAAATGATCATCCAGTTCTTCGGCAAGCGGAAGGAAGGGTTCGACGAGCGTACCGATTGGCGCGAGATCATCGAAAGCCTGCCGAAGGCGGGAACGAGCATCGCAGCATAA